In one Arachis duranensis cultivar V14167 chromosome 9, aradu.V14167.gnm2.J7QH, whole genome shotgun sequence genomic region, the following are encoded:
- the LOC107463821 gene encoding glyoxylase I 4, giving the protein MKESMGNPLQLKSLNHISLVCRSVEQSMDFYQNVLGFFPIRRPGSFDFDGAWLFGFGIGIHLLQAEDPEKLPKKKEINPKDNHISFQCECMEAVEKKLKEMDINHVRARVEEGGIQVDQLFFHDPDGFMVEICNCECLPVIPLVGEVARSCSRVIMTQPPQIQNVVPTVASWKTLN; this is encoded by the exons atgaaggaaaGCATGGGAAATCCTTTGCAGCTAAAGTCTCTTAACCACATCTCATTAGTGTGCAGATCAGTGGAACAATCCATGGATTTCTACCAGAATGTTCTTGGCTTCTTCCCAATAAGGAGGCCTGGATCTTTTGATTTTGATGGAGCATG GTTATTTGGATTTGGGATCGGAATTCATTTGCTACAAGCAGAGGATCCTGAGAAATTACCCAAGAAGAAAGAGATTAATCCAAAGGATAATCACATATCTTTTCag TGTGAGTGCATGGAGGCAGTGGAAAAAAAGCTGAAAGAGATGGACATAAATCATGTGAGAGCAAGAGTTGAAGAAGGAGGAATCCAAGTGGATCAGTTATTCTTCCATGACCCTGATGGTTTCATGGTTGAGATTTGCAACTGCGAGTGCCTCCCTGTCATTCCCTTGGTTGGTGAGGTGGCAAGATCTTGCTCACGTGTCATCATGACTCAACCACCACAGATTCAGAACGTGGTCCCCACAGTTGCCAGCTGGAAAACCCTTAActga